The Candidatus Limnocylindria bacterium genome has a window encoding:
- a CDS encoding response regulator transcription factor, with amino-acid sequence MNDRITVLIVDDHLAVAESLQALFSRQVDLDIGEVATNGAAALRLAAERPPQVVLMDQNLSGESGVAVAAAILAAHPRTAVVMLSGAMSQDELIAAVEVGVSGYLLKTTPAAEIVKAIRRAAAGEILLPPDELSSLLRLGRERTRQRDERQRNLPQLTRREREVLVLIAAAVDAERIAGELKISVNTARGYIQNILEKVGAHSRLEAVVRATELGLLDA; translated from the coding sequence GTGAACGACCGCATCACGGTGCTAATCGTCGATGACCACCTTGCCGTCGCGGAGAGCCTCCAGGCGCTTTTCTCTCGCCAGGTCGATCTCGATATCGGCGAGGTGGCGACGAACGGCGCCGCCGCTCTGCGCCTCGCGGCCGAGCGACCGCCCCAGGTCGTGCTCATGGATCAGAACCTGTCAGGCGAGTCCGGCGTCGCCGTCGCGGCGGCGATCCTCGCGGCTCATCCGCGGACGGCGGTCGTGATGCTCAGCGGCGCCATGAGCCAGGACGAGCTCATCGCCGCGGTCGAGGTGGGCGTGTCCGGATACCTTCTGAAGACGACGCCCGCGGCCGAGATCGTGAAGGCCATCCGGCGCGCCGCCGCCGGTGAGATCCTGCTTCCGCCGGACGAGCTGTCGTCGCTCCTGCGCCTCGGACGAGAGCGAACGCGCCAGCGAGACGAGCGCCAACGCAATCTGCCGCAGCTCACCCGTCGCGAGCGCGAGGTCCTCGTCCTGATCGCCGCCGCGGTCGATGCCGAGCGCATCGCGGGTGAGCTCAAGATCAGCGTGAACACCGCGCGCGGCTACATCCAGAACATCCTCGAGAAGGTCGGCGCGCACTCTCGGCTCGAGGCCGTCGTTCGCGCGACAGAGCTGGGCCTGCTGGACGCCTAG
- a CDS encoding EAL domain-containing protein, with protein MTERRTHPLIQALAPVVSVYALVVPLAFGLLGPAIGIIPASSILIAAWLRGKRAALLAAAVVMVLSTLLYVSDGESLGLAIRQSALAAGFFLAIGMLIARIRADKARVERLTMFDRLTDLPRRDVFDERVARVLGAGARAHVAVIDVVGLRMLNESFGHDVGDQVVREIARRLAATFKEDEVVARLGTDEFGVLVQSAGTDDAFAARVLDTFRAPFLIGGSLLTVEGLVGIARSPEHGDTSAMLRSAAASAKRSIRHLAGGWAAASETHSRDTAGRLRMLGELRRALERGELRLHYQPLLDLISREVLGVEALMRWQRNGELVPPAEFIPLAERTGLIVPLTDWVVGEAMRQSAAWALVGHPLGISINVGAKAFGASSHLETVIAQAVADHGVSASQLTIEVTETDVMTDTVQASLTLAAIKKLGVRVAVDDFGTGYSSLSYLNQLPLDEVKIDRSFISRLVRDPQTSSIVRTAIDLSHALGLDAVAEGVEDEATLERLKLLGCDRAQGYFIARPMPADAVLPWLQRYVPAPSVVTVVPAERALTTPIRDANGSTVLIVDDEHTLRVATHRMLSSQGFNVLHAATASEAMRICSEQRGSIDLVVTDIYLTDQRGTELASRLRETQPSAKFLFVSGDPMAGELVNSGSFLAKPFSKQQLIDRVGLVMAAA; from the coding sequence GTGACCGAACGTAGGACCCACCCCCTGATCCAGGCCCTTGCCCCTGTTGTCTCGGTGTATGCCCTCGTCGTCCCCCTGGCGTTCGGGCTCCTCGGCCCCGCCATCGGGATCATCCCCGCTTCCTCGATCTTGATCGCGGCCTGGCTGCGGGGGAAGCGCGCCGCGCTGTTGGCCGCCGCTGTCGTCATGGTCCTCAGTACGCTCCTTTACGTTTCGGATGGCGAGAGTCTCGGGCTCGCGATACGCCAGTCAGCGCTTGCCGCGGGATTCTTCCTCGCGATCGGAATGCTGATCGCGCGCATCCGGGCGGACAAGGCGCGCGTCGAGCGGCTCACGATGTTCGACCGCCTGACCGATCTGCCTCGTCGCGACGTGTTCGACGAACGGGTCGCGCGAGTGCTTGGTGCGGGCGCGCGCGCTCACGTCGCGGTCATCGACGTGGTCGGACTCCGCATGCTGAACGAGAGCTTTGGTCACGATGTCGGTGATCAGGTCGTCCGAGAGATCGCTCGACGTCTTGCGGCGACCTTCAAAGAGGACGAGGTCGTGGCTCGCCTTGGAACCGACGAGTTCGGCGTGCTCGTGCAATCTGCTGGCACCGACGATGCCTTTGCCGCACGCGTCCTCGATACTTTCCGCGCGCCCTTCCTCATCGGAGGAAGCCTGTTGACCGTCGAAGGACTCGTTGGTATCGCGCGTTCGCCCGAGCACGGCGACACGAGTGCGATGCTCCGGAGCGCGGCCGCCTCGGCGAAGCGCTCGATCCGCCATCTCGCGGGCGGATGGGCCGCGGCATCTGAGACCCACTCACGTGACACTGCTGGCCGACTGCGAATGCTCGGTGAGCTGAGACGAGCGCTCGAGCGTGGCGAGCTGCGTCTGCACTACCAGCCGTTGCTCGACCTGATAAGCCGCGAGGTCCTTGGCGTCGAAGCTCTCATGCGCTGGCAGCGGAACGGCGAGCTCGTGCCACCGGCGGAGTTCATCCCACTCGCGGAGCGGACGGGTCTCATCGTGCCGCTGACCGACTGGGTGGTCGGCGAGGCGATGCGCCAGAGCGCGGCCTGGGCCCTGGTCGGGCACCCGCTCGGCATCAGCATCAACGTCGGCGCCAAGGCGTTTGGCGCGTCCTCGCACCTCGAGACCGTGATCGCGCAGGCTGTCGCGGATCATGGCGTGTCCGCATCGCAGCTCACGATCGAGGTCACCGAAACAGATGTCATGACCGACACGGTCCAGGCGTCGCTGACGCTCGCGGCCATCAAGAAGCTGGGCGTCCGCGTTGCTGTCGATGACTTCGGGACCGGTTACTCCTCGCTCAGCTATCTGAATCAGCTGCCGCTGGACGAGGTCAAGATCGACCGGTCGTTCATCAGTCGTCTGGTGCGCGACCCGCAAACCTCGTCGATCGTCCGTACCGCCATCGACCTAAGTCACGCGCTCGGGCTCGACGCGGTCGCCGAGGGCGTCGAAGACGAAGCGACCCTCGAGCGTCTCAAGCTGCTCGGTTGCGACCGCGCGCAGGGTTACTTCATCGCCAGGCCGATGCCCGCTGACGCCGTGCTGCCGTGGCTGCAGCGATACGTGCCGGCGCCGAGCGTGGTCACCGTGGTGCCGGCCGAGCGCGCTCTCACGACGCCGATCCGCGACGCGAACGGGAGCACCGTGCTCATCGTCGACGACGAGCACACCCTTCGTGTGGCCACCCACCGCATGTTGTCCAGCCAGGGGTTCAACGTTCTGCATGCCGCGACCGCCAGCGAGGCGATGCGGATCTGCTCAGAGCAACGCGGCTCGATCGACCTGGTCGTGACGGACATCTACCTCACCGACCAGCGCGGGACGGAGCTCGCGAGTCGCCTTCGCGAAACACAGCCCAGCGCCAAGTTCCTCTTCGTCTCGGGCGATCCGATGGCGGGCGAGCTGGTGAACAGCGGGTCATTCCTCGCCAAACCGTTCTCGAAGCAACAGCTCATCGACCGCGTCGGCCTCGTCATGGCGGCCGCATGA
- a CDS encoding Maf family protein, which translates to MLRLASSSPRRIQLLRLLQVTFESTAPDIDERGIASPARAKADAVARPGEVTIAADTVVEIGGELLGRPTDDSHAVAMLATLSGSNHEVRTEVAIVAASGARRRFAVRSRIRLRDLSLRQIERYVGTGEPFDKAGGYAIQGEGRRLVDSYEGCLANITGLPLCHVYFALRGAGVVPRERPEIVCQAHFTFVCPVWRKAQRQGRALRDGVEYGSWSEDVSDG; encoded by the coding sequence ATGCTGCGTCTTGCGTCCTCGTCGCCGCGTCGCATCCAGCTCCTACGACTGCTGCAGGTCACATTCGAGTCGACCGCCCCCGACATCGACGAACGGGGCATCGCCTCTCCTGCGCGGGCCAAGGCCGATGCCGTCGCGCGACCCGGGGAAGTGACGATCGCGGCTGACACGGTAGTCGAGATCGGCGGCGAACTCCTCGGAAGACCGACCGACGACTCGCACGCGGTAGCGATGCTGGCGACCCTTTCGGGCAGCAACCACGAGGTCCGTACCGAGGTCGCCATCGTCGCCGCGAGTGGCGCGCGACGGCGATTCGCGGTGCGTTCGCGCATCAGGCTCCGCGACCTCTCGCTACGCCAGATCGAACGCTACGTCGGCACCGGTGAGCCGTTCGATAAGGCCGGCGGGTACGCCATCCAGGGCGAGGGTCGGCGGCTCGTCGACTCATACGAGGGATGTCTCGCGAACATCACCGGACTGCCGCTTTGCCACGTGTACTTCGCGCTCCGCGGCGCCGGTGTCGTGCCGCGGGAACGCCCGGAGATCGTCTGCCAGGCGCACTTCACCTTTGTTTGCCCGGTGTGGCGCAAGGCGCAGCGGCAGGGTCGCGCGCTGCGCGACGGCGTGGAGTACGGCTCATGGTCGGAGGACGTTTCGGACGGTTAG
- a CDS encoding ABC transporter ATP-binding protein, translating to MLRVDIQLRLGTLDLAVALQADPGEVVAVLGPNGAGKTTFLRAIAGLTPIGRGSVVLDNVVLEDTETRTYVPTERRPIGVVFQSYLLFPHLTAIDNIAFGLRARGRGGAARAIARGWLERMDLAAYADAKPSALSGGQAQRVALARALATDPRLLLLDEPLAALDASARVNVRRDLKRDLAHFDGVRILVTHDPLEAIALADRLVILEDGRILQSGTASEVTQRPRSRYVADLVGVNLMRGHASGGHIAIEGGGTLTAMDGVDGEVFAVIHPRNVALYRSQPEGTPRNVWSGRITSLDQQGDRVRVTVGGTPRMVAEVTPAAVQELHLAEGGEVWVSLKAAEVAVYPA from the coding sequence ATGCTTCGCGTCGACATCCAGCTTCGGCTCGGCACGCTGGACCTCGCGGTGGCGCTCCAGGCGGACCCCGGCGAGGTCGTTGCGGTGCTCGGCCCGAACGGCGCAGGCAAGACCACGTTCTTGCGAGCTATCGCCGGCCTGACCCCGATCGGTCGCGGCTCGGTCGTGCTCGACAACGTGGTCCTGGAGGATACCGAGACACGCACCTACGTTCCGACCGAACGCCGTCCCATCGGTGTCGTCTTCCAGAGCTACCTGTTGTTCCCGCACCTCACCGCGATCGACAACATCGCCTTCGGCCTGCGCGCGCGCGGTCGCGGCGGCGCAGCGCGAGCCATCGCGCGTGGCTGGCTCGAGCGGATGGACCTCGCCGCCTACGCCGACGCGAAACCGAGTGCGTTGTCCGGTGGTCAAGCCCAGCGCGTCGCGCTGGCTCGCGCGCTCGCGACCGATCCGCGGCTCCTCCTGCTGGACGAGCCGCTCGCCGCCCTCGATGCATCCGCGCGCGTGAACGTACGGCGCGATCTCAAACGCGACCTCGCGCACTTCGACGGCGTCCGCATCCTCGTGACCCACGATCCTCTCGAAGCGATCGCGCTCGCGGACCGGCTCGTGATCCTTGAAGACGGCCGCATCCTTCAATCGGGCACAGCCAGCGAGGTGACGCAGCGACCGCGGTCGCGCTACGTGGCGGACCTTGTCGGCGTCAACCTCATGCGCGGGCACGCCAGCGGAGGCCACATCGCGATAGAGGGTGGCGGCACGCTGACCGCGATGGACGGCGTGGACGGCGAGGTCTTCGCCGTCATCCACCCGCGCAATGTCGCGCTCTACCGATCGCAACCTGAGGGCACACCTCGCAACGTATGGTCCGGCCGGATCACCTCGCTCGACCAGCAGGGTGACCGAGTGCGGGTGACCGTCGGCGGCACGCCGCGAATGGTCGCCGAGGTGACGCCGGCCGCGGTCCAGGAGCTCCATCTCGCCGAAGGTGGCGAAGTGTGGGTCAGCCTCAAGGCAGCGGAGGTCGCGGTCTACCCGGCCTGA
- the modA gene encoding molybdate ABC transporter substrate-binding protein: MHRLPALAIAILVVASACGGASPAASSPAPNTASSSPMPVPLAGSITVFAGSSLTDAFKKAADQLKVKNPGTEFTFNFGSSSTLATQIINLAPADVFASADEANMQKIVDAKLNDGAPAIFVSNRLQIAVAAGNPKGITGLTDLAKPGLIVVLAAPTVPAGKYALESVQKAGVTVKVASQEIDVRAVLNKVALGEADAGIVYVTDVKSAGARVTGVDIPEQRQVIARYPIAVVKETKNPRLAKAYVDYLFSDEGQRLLAEFGFSIP; encoded by the coding sequence GTGCACCGCCTGCCCGCGCTCGCCATCGCGATTCTGGTCGTCGCGTCTGCCTGCGGTGGTGCGAGCCCCGCGGCATCGTCGCCGGCACCGAATACCGCGTCTTCGTCGCCGATGCCAGTACCGCTCGCCGGGAGCATCACTGTGTTCGCGGGATCATCACTCACCGACGCCTTCAAGAAGGCGGCCGACCAGCTCAAGGTCAAGAACCCTGGCACCGAGTTCACGTTCAACTTCGGGTCATCGTCAACGCTCGCGACCCAGATCATCAACCTCGCGCCGGCTGACGTGTTCGCATCGGCGGACGAGGCGAACATGCAGAAGATCGTGGATGCGAAGCTCAACGATGGCGCGCCCGCGATCTTCGTCAGCAACCGCTTGCAGATCGCCGTCGCGGCCGGAAACCCCAAGGGGATCACCGGCCTGACCGATCTCGCGAAGCCCGGGCTGATCGTGGTGCTGGCCGCACCGACCGTGCCGGCCGGTAAGTACGCATTGGAATCGGTCCAGAAGGCCGGCGTCACCGTCAAGGTGGCGAGCCAGGAGATCGACGTCCGGGCGGTGCTCAACAAGGTCGCACTCGGCGAAGCGGACGCGGGCATCGTCTATGTGACCGACGTGAAGTCGGCTGGCGCTCGCGTGACCGGCGTTGACATTCCCGAACAGCGTCAGGTCATAGCCCGGTACCCGATCGCCGTGGTGAAGGAAACGAAGAATCCGCGCCTTGCGAAGGCGTATGTCGACTACCTCTTTTCGGATGAGGGACAGCGGCTGCTCGCGGAGTTCGGATTCTCAATACCGTGA
- a CDS encoding ABC transporter permease, producing MRAARPPIAIAALAAIGVAFFALPLAGLLYRVSWESAVSDLMAPEALLALRLSLLVSVAATVLGLLLGVPLAWIYARVAFPGRNVVRALTTLPMVLPPVVGGVALLVAFGRRGLVGEWLDAGFGLRIPFTTAATVMAATFVSMPFLVLTVEAGIRSIDQRYEEAARTLGASQWRIFRQVTLPLVAPSLFAGAVLCWARALGEFGATITFAGNLPGVTQTLPLAVYIAMETRPEVAIVLSLVLLLVSLAVLVALRDRYLRLD from the coding sequence GTGAGAGCCGCGCGGCCACCAATCGCGATCGCGGCACTCGCCGCGATCGGCGTGGCGTTCTTCGCCCTTCCACTCGCGGGCCTGCTGTATCGCGTGTCGTGGGAGAGCGCCGTCAGCGATCTGATGGCTCCTGAGGCGCTTCTTGCGCTCAGGCTGTCGCTGCTCGTGTCGGTCGCGGCCACCGTGCTTGGCCTGCTGCTGGGTGTTCCGCTCGCGTGGATCTACGCCCGCGTCGCGTTCCCCGGGCGAAACGTCGTCCGCGCACTCACCACACTTCCGATGGTCCTTCCGCCGGTTGTCGGCGGAGTAGCTCTTCTTGTCGCGTTCGGCCGCCGCGGGCTCGTCGGCGAATGGCTCGACGCCGGCTTCGGATTACGCATCCCGTTCACGACCGCCGCAACGGTGATGGCGGCCACGTTCGTGTCGATGCCCTTCCTGGTACTGACGGTCGAGGCGGGCATCCGCTCGATCGATCAGCGCTACGAAGAAGCCGCGCGCACGCTCGGTGCGAGCCAGTGGCGGATCTTCCGCCAGGTGACGCTGCCACTTGTCGCTCCGTCGCTCTTCGCGGGCGCAGTTCTCTGCTGGGCCCGTGCACTCGGCGAGTTCGGCGCGACGATCACATTCGCGGGAAACCTCCCTGGGGTCACGCAGACGCTTCCGCTCGCCGTGTACATCGCCATGGAGACGCGGCCGGAGGTCGCGATCGTCCTCAGTCTCGTGCTGCTGCTTGTGTCCTTGGCGGTCCTCGTCGCGCTTCGTGACCGCTACTTGCGCCTCGACTGA
- a CDS encoding response regulator — protein MSRILIVDDDPQLGRSLQRVLEHAGHTCCLATDPWVAAEAAAGFRPDAILIELQPEDNPALRQLRDTVGAIPFVFMAGRHQEFAQLGALVGASDDWLAKPAAPQEFIVRLDTALRRAQSEDD, from the coding sequence ATGAGTCGCATCCTCATCGTCGACGACGATCCACAGCTGGGCCGATCGCTGCAGCGCGTCCTCGAGCATGCAGGACATACCTGCTGTCTCGCGACGGATCCCTGGGTCGCCGCCGAAGCGGCAGCCGGCTTCAGGCCGGACGCGATCCTCATCGAGCTTCAGCCTGAAGACAACCCAGCACTCCGGCAGCTCCGCGATACCGTCGGTGCGATCCCCTTTGTCTTCATGGCCGGCCGGCACCAGGAGTTCGCGCAGCTCGGCGCACTCGTGGGAGCGTCGGACGACTGGCTGGCAAAGCCCGCGGCGCCACAGGAGTTCATCGTTCGTCTTGACACCGCACTACGTCGCGCGCAGTCCGAGGACGACTAG
- a CDS encoding helix-turn-helix transcriptional regulator, producing the protein MGEAAEVLGVSIDTIRRWESSGRLKVTRTKGGQRLVAMSEIRRLQTERRQLKRERPIVAQSARNRFPGIVTKVERDRVAAVVEVQAGQFRLVSLMTAEAAEELAFRPGMPVVCVVKATNVVVEIARGAAATV; encoded by the coding sequence GTGGGCGAGGCCGCCGAAGTGCTTGGCGTATCCATCGACACGATCCGCCGCTGGGAGTCTTCGGGGCGGCTCAAGGTCACCCGCACGAAAGGTGGCCAGCGGCTCGTCGCCATGTCGGAGATCCGGCGCTTACAGACGGAGCGCCGTCAGTTGAAACGCGAGCGCCCGATCGTGGCCCAATCCGCGCGAAATCGGTTCCCGGGGATCGTGACGAAGGTCGAGCGCGATCGCGTCGCTGCTGTGGTCGAGGTGCAGGCCGGTCAGTTCCGCCTCGTCAGCCTCATGACCGCGGAAGCCGCCGAGGAGCTTGCGTTCCGGCCGGGGATGCCGGTCGTGTGCGTCGTCAAGGCTACGAACGTTGTCGTTGAGATCGCGCGCGGCGCTGCCGCCACGGTCTAG
- a CDS encoding PAS domain S-box protein — protein MTSALGGIEELVTGTAANPASASLFVPGAACNVGSGPIGVLQQTRLDFVLPRGGITCSSAGSTPIGVSHSGAAWLTEALRGAVFAAPVIDLRTGRTSVVTAAPFKDVGVVAAFADLSDLGPTLAKRFGGPRKLEFVVTTPDGRTALTRSVDAVRWSGTAIEGTAFANASQSTRLDLDGATRVYGEATAGARGWKVYAGAEEREVAASADSLFSQELVVIAVGLVAILVGTLFVYRRVVGPLTALSRAVGGVIDPTLADPVGVKGPGEIARLAENFNELLATVKEQLAEHRRDEANARAMLDASLSAIVGMDGDGNVVEWSRQAEATFGWSRDEVMGQPLVSLIVPERYRARHNAGLAEYRRTGAGPFLGKRLELEGCTRDGREIAIELSITPAETPTGHLFTAFIRDITERRTAEEQRLTLEERLRQSERLEGIGRLAGGIAHDFNNILAVVMNYSQFVEDTLPADSPVRDDVVQIRLAAERGATFTRQLLTFAHRGAVNPQDVQLNAVLTELRSMLRRTIPKSVAIDLHLAPDLWTIEIDVGQLEQLLLNLIMNAADAMPDGGTAVLVTTNVEFNGDVPGGLTSGRYVRLDVTDTGYGMSKDVIARAFEPFFTTKPKGKGTGLGLATAYGIVQQAHGAISIQSVVGRGTSVHVHIPARTGVRAELDDIRTAPSPQSAPSAAMILVVEDEAAVRKSVVRILSDRGYSVLQAPGTKVAIELATMWLGPVDLLLTDIVMPEMSGDELARELRKARPHLRVVYMTGYSGGLDTATLRIDGAIVQKPFTRDSLLVAVEEALATKA, from the coding sequence GTGACGAGCGCGTTGGGCGGGATCGAGGAGCTCGTGACCGGGACCGCGGCGAACCCGGCCAGCGCGTCGCTCTTCGTGCCGGGCGCAGCGTGCAACGTCGGCTCCGGCCCGATCGGCGTCCTCCAGCAGACCCGCCTGGATTTCGTCTTGCCCCGCGGCGGCATCACCTGCTCCAGCGCCGGGTCCACGCCGATCGGCGTGTCGCACAGCGGCGCGGCGTGGCTGACCGAAGCGCTGCGCGGAGCGGTGTTCGCGGCGCCGGTCATCGATCTCCGCACCGGCCGCACCAGCGTCGTGACCGCGGCGCCATTCAAAGACGTGGGCGTCGTTGCCGCCTTCGCGGACCTCAGCGACCTGGGGCCGACGCTGGCCAAGCGCTTCGGAGGTCCGCGCAAGCTCGAGTTCGTGGTGACCACCCCGGACGGCAGGACGGCACTGACGCGCTCGGTGGACGCGGTGCGCTGGTCCGGCACAGCGATCGAAGGCACGGCCTTCGCGAACGCGTCTCAGTCGACCCGCCTGGATCTTGACGGCGCCACGCGCGTGTACGGAGAGGCGACGGCCGGAGCCCGCGGCTGGAAGGTCTACGCGGGTGCCGAGGAACGCGAAGTAGCCGCGAGCGCCGACAGCCTATTCAGTCAAGAGCTGGTCGTGATCGCTGTCGGCCTGGTCGCGATCCTCGTCGGCACACTGTTCGTGTATCGGCGAGTCGTCGGTCCGTTGACCGCGCTCAGCCGCGCCGTCGGTGGCGTGATCGACCCGACCTTGGCGGATCCGGTCGGCGTGAAGGGTCCTGGGGAGATCGCGCGGCTTGCCGAGAACTTCAATGAGCTACTTGCCACGGTCAAAGAGCAACTCGCCGAGCATCGGCGCGACGAAGCCAACGCCCGCGCGATGCTCGATGCGTCTCTCAGCGCCATCGTCGGCATGGATGGAGACGGCAATGTCGTCGAGTGGAGTCGACAGGCAGAGGCGACGTTCGGTTGGTCTAGAGACGAGGTGATGGGCCAGCCGCTGGTCTCGTTGATCGTGCCCGAGCGTTACCGCGCCCGACACAACGCCGGTCTCGCCGAGTACCGGCGGACCGGTGCGGGACCTTTCCTGGGAAAACGACTCGAGCTCGAAGGCTGCACGCGCGATGGTCGCGAGATCGCCATCGAGCTGTCGATCACCCCGGCCGAGACTCCAACCGGTCACCTCTTCACCGCGTTCATCCGCGACATCACCGAGCGGAGGACAGCGGAGGAGCAGCGCCTCACACTCGAGGAGCGCCTCCGGCAGTCCGAACGCCTCGAAGGTATCGGCCGTCTCGCCGGTGGGATCGCCCACGACTTCAACAACATCCTTGCGGTGGTCATGAACTACTCGCAGTTCGTGGAGGACACGCTGCCCGCGGACAGCCCGGTACGCGACGACGTCGTCCAGATCCGCCTTGCGGCAGAGCGCGGCGCGACATTCACACGGCAGCTCCTCACATTCGCGCACCGCGGCGCCGTCAATCCACAGGATGTGCAGCTCAACGCGGTCCTCACTGAGCTTCGATCGATGCTGCGGAGGACGATCCCGAAGAGCGTGGCCATCGACCTGCACCTCGCCCCCGATCTTTGGACGATCGAGATCGACGTGGGACAGCTCGAGCAGCTCCTCCTGAACCTCATCATGAACGCGGCCGACGCGATGCCGGACGGCGGCACGGCAGTCCTTGTGACGACGAATGTGGAGTTCAACGGCGACGTGCCCGGCGGGCTGACCTCGGGGCGATACGTTCGGCTCGATGTGACCGACACCGGCTACGGGATGTCGAAGGACGTGATCGCACGTGCCTTCGAGCCGTTCTTCACGACGAAGCCAAAAGGAAAGGGAACCGGGCTCGGTCTCGCGACGGCGTACGGGATCGTCCAGCAGGCACACGGCGCGATCTCGATCCAATCCGTCGTCGGGCGCGGCACGTCGGTGCACGTGCACATCCCAGCGAGGACGGGTGTGCGGGCGGAACTCGACGACATCCGGACGGCGCCCTCCCCGCAATCCGCGCCGAGTGCGGCGATGATCCTGGTCGTCGAGGATGAGGCCGCCGTGCGCAAGTCGGTCGTACGGATCTTGTCCGACCGCGGTTACAGCGTGCTCCAGGCCCCGGGAACAAAGGTCGCCATCGAGCTCGCGACCATGTGGCTGGGGCCGGTCGATCTGTTGCTGACCGACATCGTGATGCCCGAGATGTCCGGGGACGAGCTGGCGCGCGAGCTGCGCAAGGCACGGCCGCACCTCCGCGTGGTGTATATGACCGGCTACAGCGGGGGTCTCGACACTGCGACGCTTCGGATCGATGGCGCCATCGTCCAAAAGCCTTTCACGCGTGACTCCCTTCTCGTCGCCGTCGAGGAGGCGCTCGCCACCAAGGCTTGA
- the rho gene encoding transcription termination factor Rho: MRKYYTITELNEAKPKEMLAIAKEFGVTDITPATLKPELITRILQAQTEAQGNIFAQGILEIVEDGFGFLRRRSLLPSPDDVYVGSSQVRRLGLRTGDYVTGQTRPPKDNEKYFSLLRVEAVNGVDPEVAKRRPLFEALTPVFPDEMFDLEIEGANLSQRLINLVNPLGFGQRALIVSPPKAGKTTLLKDIANGIAGNHPDVHIMVVLVGERPEEVTDIRRSIKGEVFSSTFDEPTENHTRVAELALERAKRLVETGRDVAILLDSVTRLARAYNLAVPPSGRTLSGGMDPVALYPPKRFFGAARNIEGANGQAAGSLSIFATCLVDTGSRMDDVIYEEFKGTGNSEMILDRKLQERRTFPAINIPASGTRREEMLLSPEVMKQVILLRKMLSAVGQIEGTELLLQRLGKTKTNKEFLASIAKAMEADSKS, from the coding sequence GTGCGCAAGTACTACACGATCACAGAGCTGAACGAGGCGAAGCCGAAGGAGATGCTGGCGATCGCCAAGGAGTTCGGCGTCACTGACATCACACCCGCGACGCTCAAACCGGAGCTCATCACCCGCATCCTTCAGGCGCAGACCGAGGCCCAGGGGAACATCTTCGCCCAGGGCATCCTCGAGATCGTCGAGGACGGCTTCGGCTTCCTCAGGCGCCGCAGCCTCCTTCCCTCACCCGACGACGTGTACGTCGGCTCGAGTCAGGTGCGCCGTCTTGGTCTGCGTACTGGCGACTACGTCACCGGGCAGACCAGACCACCGAAAGACAATGAGAAGTACTTCAGCCTGCTGCGCGTCGAGGCCGTCAATGGCGTCGACCCCGAGGTCGCGAAACGGCGACCGCTCTTCGAGGCGCTCACGCCGGTGTTCCCCGACGAGATGTTCGACCTCGAGATCGAGGGCGCAAACCTCAGCCAGCGGCTCATCAACCTCGTGAATCCCCTCGGCTTCGGACAGCGCGCGCTCATCGTGTCGCCACCGAAGGCTGGCAAGACGACGCTGCTCAAGGACATCGCGAACGGCATCGCGGGCAACCATCCCGACGTACACATCATGGTCGTGCTCGTCGGCGAGCGACCTGAGGAAGTGACGGACATCCGCCGCTCGATCAAGGGCGAGGTGTTCTCGTCCACCTTCGACGAGCCGACGGAGAACCACACGCGCGTCGCAGAGCTTGCGCTCGAGCGCGCGAAGCGACTCGTCGAGACGGGACGCGACGTCGCGATCCTCCTCGACTCCGTGACGCGACTGGCGCGCGCGTACAACCTCGCCGTCCCGCCTTCCGGCCGAACGCTCTCCGGTGGCATGGACCCGGTCGCGCTCTACCCGCCGAAGCGCTTCTTCGGTGCGGCCCGCAACATCGAGGGCGCGAACGGGCAGGCCGCCGGATCGCTCTCGATCTTCGCGACCTGTCTCGTCGACACCGGCAGCCGTATGGACGACGTGATCTACGAAGAGTTCAAGGGCACCGGAAACTCCGAGATGATCCTTGACCGCAAGCTGCAGGAACGCCGCACGTTCCCGGCGATCAACATCCCAGCGTCGGGCACGCGCCGCGAGGAAATGCTCCTCTCGCCCGAGGTCATGAAGCAGGTGATCCTGCTGCGCAAGATGCTCTCGGCGGTCGGTCAGATCGAAGGCACCGAGCTTCTGCTGCAGCGGCTCGGCAAGACGAAGACGAACAAGGAATTCCTCGCTTCGATCGCCAAGGCCATGGAGGCCGACAGCAAGAGTTAG